Proteins from a genomic interval of Capsicum annuum cultivar UCD-10X-F1 chromosome 4, UCD10Xv1.1, whole genome shotgun sequence:
- the LOC107868459 gene encoding TNF receptor-associated factor homolog 1b isoform X1 produces MASSAYEEAGTARSSEELSSVQQQCQNSEALAEWRSSEQVENGTPSTSPPYWDCDDDDDAGPKPSELYGKYTWKIDKFSQINKRELRSNAFDVGGYKWYILIYPQGCDVCNHLSLFLCVANHDKLLPGWSHFAQFTIAVVNKDPKKSKYSDTLHRFWKKEHDWGWKKFMELSKVLDGFVDADTLIIKAQVQVIREKADRPFRCLDRQYRRELVRVYLTNVEQICRRFVEERRVKLGKLIEDRARWSSFCAFWLGMDQNSRRRMSKERSDSILKVVVKSFFIEKEVTSTLVMDSLYSGLKSLEGQTMGKKGKAKHSDAEEQLVPIVRVEKNMFVLVDDVVLLLESAALEPLPPKDEKGPQNRTKDGTSGDEFNKDSIERDERRLTELGRRTIEIFVLAQIFSKIEVAYQEAVALKRQEELIREEEAAWLAETEQKAKRASGKEKKSKKKQAKQKRNNHKTKDKANDEKSAVVELYKTDQDGRICDGNEYMNDVQEAVLAKPDVLEAVSDVSDSIDCVPEVINPDSDGRDASPVSWDTDSSEVHPSTETSCSGLSDLSAVQNGLAGRRSPSVMDDSSSTCSTDSIPSVVSNGPCRWTSSNQKNQKSPSRGRNQRNKSTCKAADWASETLSQPLDAVSDAGKLNDTSCRAPEAEFQSTVLLSSEQRDVKKEVVVSPQREPRQTDTEKPSKEKSSVQSSPKSPPKDARSAVQQKSPVKIPVTSDPILVKRSSSDGPKLADKPALVSNPSETAVMLKADPNKTIEQRVKDKPVQAASVTAAKAPSQQATVSATTESFKWQQVPAMSRPLSDPLVPGSRAAAPVVSMVQTMPSLARSVSAAGRLGPDPSAAAHNLTQSYRNAIMGGSPAPGSPASFGQPHSPVSAVNSSHSYSQQPPVISAPLFLPQGLERAEPSSVRPSFSYGMVNSNGNLQNGLQWERPRRDSSRSMPQSHPSASNGIRNFDMFRAVNSRTHDHLPDSLACTSGRQTQSVSADEFPHLDIINDLLNEDHGIGRTSMHDSRFQSFTSGLQHLNHGFAFPGDISSPVDLNPSSSSCRFERSRSYHDMFQHNYSGGLFDSASDMILQTDPRLLNNGHHHMDGLVPNQWQMLSSDPSFLGMRNGTIDGSHPYPGPDYSNLSCGVNGYGVFRPSNGM; encoded by the exons ATGGCTTCAAGTGCATATGAGGAGGCAGGGACAGCAAGGTCTTCGGAGGAGTTGTCAAGTGTGCAGCAGCAATGCCAAAATAGTGAAGCATTGGCGGAATGGAGGTCATCTGAGCAAGTAGAAAATGGAACTCCATCAACTTCGCCTCCTTACTGGGATTGTGATGATGACGACGATGCTG GCCCTAAACCTTCTGAGCTATATGGGAAATATACGTGGAAGATTGATAAGTTTTCACAAATTAACAAGAGAGAACTTCGGAGCAATGCATTTGATGTTGGCGGCTACAAATG GTACATTTTGATATATCCTCAGGGATGTGATGTTTGCAACCATCTCTCTTTGTTTCTTTGTGTGGCTAATCATGACAAGCTCCTTCCAG GATGGAGTCATTTTGCACAATTCACTATAGCTGTGGTGAACAAAGACCCAAAGAAGTCCAAGTATTCAG ATACATTGCATCGTTTCTGGAAGAAAGAGCATGATTGGGGGTGGAAAAAGTTTATGGAGTTGTCGAAAGTTTTAGATGGTTTTGTCGATGCTGATACGCTCATAATAAAGGCTCAAGTTCAAGTAATCAG GGAAAAAGCAGATCGTCCCTTCCGTTGCCTTGACCGTCAATATCGAAGGGAGCTTGTTAGGGTATATTTGACTAATGTGGAACAAATCTGTCGCCGTTTCGTGGAAGAGCGGCGAGTAAAGCTTGGGAAGTTGATAGAGGATAGAGCACGATGGTCAAG CTTCTGTGCTTTTTGGCTGGGCATGGACCAAAATTCTAGGCGCCGCATGTCCAAGGAGAGATCAGATTCAATTTTAAAAGTTGTTGTCAAGAGCTTTTTCATAGAGAAAGAGGTTACTTCTACTCTTGTCATGGACTCTCTTTACAGTGGGCTTAAGTCTCTTGAAGGCCAGACAATGGGCAAGAAAGGTAAGGCAAAACATTCGGATGCAGAGGAACAACTGGTTCCTATTGTCCGCGTGGAGAAAAACATGTTTGTCTTGGTTGATGATGTCGTGTTATTGCTTGAGAGTGCTGCATTGGAGCCATTGCCTCCAAAGGATGAGAAAGGTCCTCAAAACCGGACAAAG GATGGCACTTCTGGAGATGAGTTTAACAAAGACTCAATTGAGCGTGATGAGAGGCGCTTAACTGAATTAGGCCGTCGCACCATTGAGATATTTGTCCTTGCACAGATTTTCAG TAAAATAGAGGTTGCCTATCAGGAGGCAGTTGCTTTAAAGAGGCAAGAAGAGCTCATCCGTGAAGAGGAAGCTGCTTGGCTGGCTGAAACTGAGCAGAAAGCTAAACGAGCATCTGGAAAGGAAAAGAAGTCCAAGAAAAAGCAG GCTAAACAGAAGCGGAATAATCACAAAACAAAGGATAAGGCTAATGATGAAAAATCTGCTGTGGTGGAGCTATATAAAACTGATCAGGATGGACGTATTTGTGATGGAAATGAGTACATGAATGATGTGCAAGAAGCAGTGCTTGCAAAACCAGATGTACTGGAAGCAGTATCAGATGTTTCTGATTCAATAGATTGTGTTCCAGAGGTTATTAATCCCGACTCTGATGGCAGAGATGCAAGTCCTGTCAGTTGGGATACTGACAGCTCGGAAGTTCATCCTTCGACAGAGACTAGCTGCAGTGGGTTAAGTGACCTTTCAGCAGTGCAAAATGGGTTAGCAGGAAGGAGAAGTCCTTCTGTAATGGATGATAGTTCATCAACATGTTCCACAGACTCAATTCCGTCAGTGGTTTCGAATGGGCCTTGCAGATGGACATCTTCAAACCAGAAAAATCAGAAATCACCCAGCAG AGGGAGAAACCAAAGAAACAAGTCAACCTGTAAAGCGGCCGATTGGGCTAGTGAAACACTGAGTCAGCCGTTAGATGCTGTTTCGGATGCAGGGAAGCTAAATGACACGAGTTGTAGGGCGCCTGAAGCTGAGTTTCAGTCTACTGTGCTTTTATCGAGTGAGCAGCGAGACGTGAAGAAG GAAGTAGTAGTTTCGCCACAGAGGGAGCCGAGGCAGACCGATACTGAGAAACCTTCCAAAGAGAAGTCAAGTGTCCAGTCTTCTCCGAAAAGTCCTCCAAAAGATGCACGCTCTGCTGTTCAGCAAAAGTCACCGGTGAAGATCCCAGTCACAAGTGATCCTATTTTGGTTAAAAGATCATCTTCAGATGGTCCCAAGCTTGCTGATAAACCAGCTCTGGTGTCTAATCCATCTGAAACTGCTGTGATGCTGAAAGCTGATCCTAATAAAACCATAGAGCAAAGGGTCAAGGATAAGCCGGTTCAGGCCGCTTCTGTTACGGCTGCCAAGGCCCCGTCTCAACAAGCAACAGTGTCTGCTACAACAGAAAGTTTCAAATGGCAACAAGTGCCTGCCATGTCTAGACCTTTGTCTGATCCTTTAGTCCCTGGATCTAGGGCTGCTGCCCCTGTTGTTTCCATGGTTCAGACAATGCCATCACTGGCTCGTTCAGTGAGTGCTGCTGGCCGATTGGGTCCTGACCCTTCAGCAGCAGCACACAATCTTACGCAGTCCTATCGGAATGCAATTATGGGTGGTAGTCCTGCTCCTGGAAGTCCAGCTAGTTTTGGTCAACCTCATTCTCCAGTTTCTGCGGTTAACTCATCACATTCATACTCTCAACAACCTCCAGTGATTTCTGCGCCGTTATTTTTACCACAAGGCTTGGAAAGAGCAGAACCTAGTTCTGTCAGACCAAGCTTTTCATATGGAATGGTGAATAGTAACGGCAACTTGCAGAATGGACTGCAATGGGAGCGTCCCCGAAGGGATAGCAGCAGGAGTATGCCACAAAGTCATCCTTCTGCATCAAATGGAATTAGGAACTTTGATATGTTCAGGGCTGTAAACAGCAGGACACATGATCACCTTCCTGATTCTCTGGCATGCACGTCTGGACGTCAAACCCAGAGTGTATCAGCTGATGAATTTCCTCATCTTGATATTATTAACGACTTACTGAACGAGGATCATGGAATTGGAAGGACTTCTATGCACGACTCGCGCTTTCAAAGCTTTACCAGTGGGTTGCAGCATCTGAATCACGGGTTTGCATTCCCAGGTGATATCAGCTCGCCAGTTGATCTAAATCCCTCATCGAGCTCTTGTAGGTTTGAACGATCACGAAGTTATCACGACATGTTCCAGCATAACTACTCAGGAGGCCTTTTCGATAGTGCTAGTGATATGATTCTGCAGACTGATCCACGCCTTTTGAACAATGGTCATCATCATATGGATGGGTTAGTTCCTAACCAGTGGCAAATGCTGAGTTCCGATCCATCATTTCTCGGAATGAGGAACGGGACCATTGATGGTAGTCACCCATATCCCGGCCCAGACTACTCAAACTTGTCGTGTGGTGTAAACGGGTATGGAGTATTTAGGCCTTCAAATGGCATGTGA
- the LOC107868459 gene encoding TNF receptor-associated factor homolog 1a isoform X2, whose amino-acid sequence MASSAYEEAGTARSSEELSSVQQQCQNSEALAEWRSSEQVENGTPSTSPPYWDCDDDDDAGPKPSELYGKYTWKIDKFSQINKRELRSNAFDVGGYKWYILIYPQGCDVCNHLSLFLCVANHDKLLPGWSHFAQFTIAVVNKDPKKSKYSDTLHRFWKKEHDWGWKKFMELSKVLDGFVDADTLIIKAQVQVIREKADRPFRCLDRQYRRELVRVYLTNVEQICRRFVEERRVKLGKLIEDRARWSSFCAFWLGMDQNSRRRMSKERSDSILKVVVKSFFIEKEVTSTLVMDSLYSGLKSLEGQTMGKKGKAKHSDAEEQLVPIVRVEKNMFVLVDDVVLLLESAALEPLPPKDEKGPQNRTKDGTSGDEFNKDSIERDERRLTELGRRTIEIFVLAQIFSKIEVAYQEAVALKRQEELIREEEAAWLAETEQKAKRASGKEKKSKKKQVFCSFI is encoded by the exons ATGGCTTCAAGTGCATATGAGGAGGCAGGGACAGCAAGGTCTTCGGAGGAGTTGTCAAGTGTGCAGCAGCAATGCCAAAATAGTGAAGCATTGGCGGAATGGAGGTCATCTGAGCAAGTAGAAAATGGAACTCCATCAACTTCGCCTCCTTACTGGGATTGTGATGATGACGACGATGCTG GCCCTAAACCTTCTGAGCTATATGGGAAATATACGTGGAAGATTGATAAGTTTTCACAAATTAACAAGAGAGAACTTCGGAGCAATGCATTTGATGTTGGCGGCTACAAATG GTACATTTTGATATATCCTCAGGGATGTGATGTTTGCAACCATCTCTCTTTGTTTCTTTGTGTGGCTAATCATGACAAGCTCCTTCCAG GATGGAGTCATTTTGCACAATTCACTATAGCTGTGGTGAACAAAGACCCAAAGAAGTCCAAGTATTCAG ATACATTGCATCGTTTCTGGAAGAAAGAGCATGATTGGGGGTGGAAAAAGTTTATGGAGTTGTCGAAAGTTTTAGATGGTTTTGTCGATGCTGATACGCTCATAATAAAGGCTCAAGTTCAAGTAATCAG GGAAAAAGCAGATCGTCCCTTCCGTTGCCTTGACCGTCAATATCGAAGGGAGCTTGTTAGGGTATATTTGACTAATGTGGAACAAATCTGTCGCCGTTTCGTGGAAGAGCGGCGAGTAAAGCTTGGGAAGTTGATAGAGGATAGAGCACGATGGTCAAG CTTCTGTGCTTTTTGGCTGGGCATGGACCAAAATTCTAGGCGCCGCATGTCCAAGGAGAGATCAGATTCAATTTTAAAAGTTGTTGTCAAGAGCTTTTTCATAGAGAAAGAGGTTACTTCTACTCTTGTCATGGACTCTCTTTACAGTGGGCTTAAGTCTCTTGAAGGCCAGACAATGGGCAAGAAAGGTAAGGCAAAACATTCGGATGCAGAGGAACAACTGGTTCCTATTGTCCGCGTGGAGAAAAACATGTTTGTCTTGGTTGATGATGTCGTGTTATTGCTTGAGAGTGCTGCATTGGAGCCATTGCCTCCAAAGGATGAGAAAGGTCCTCAAAACCGGACAAAG GATGGCACTTCTGGAGATGAGTTTAACAAAGACTCAATTGAGCGTGATGAGAGGCGCTTAACTGAATTAGGCCGTCGCACCATTGAGATATTTGTCCTTGCACAGATTTTCAG TAAAATAGAGGTTGCCTATCAGGAGGCAGTTGCTTTAAAGAGGCAAGAAGAGCTCATCCGTGAAGAGGAAGCTGCTTGGCTGGCTGAAACTGAGCAGAAAGCTAAACGAGCATCTGGAAAGGAAAAGAAGTCCAAGAAAAAGCAG GTGTTTTGTTCTTTTATCTGA